CATGCACCGCGGGACTCGCGTCTACACGCTGGCGAAACCGTACTCGCTCGGTAAGGGCAACACCAGGGTAAGCGTAGTAATTGGATGATGGTGCGGCACTACAGCGACATGCCGGTCTACATGCACCGCGGGACTCGCGTCTGCACGCTGGCGAACCCATATACTCGCTCGGCAAGGGCAACACCAGGGTAAGCGTAgtaattgaccgagcgttagcgaaggtttCCGTTTCAACTTGGTCaataatgctttcgtatgtccggatgttccctataggtcgcaattctcaaccgattttcAATTATTAATTTTGTCGATTTTGTATTTGGATTTAGTATTTTTACAAAATAGCGGTGCAGAGCCAGTAGTAGTAAGTCAGGGTTTGGTTGGTGGACTCAAGAGAGACATATGATGCGACGTCAGAATTTGCCTCAAAACGGAAAATCGGTAGAAATAAAAAATTAATAgcgtttttttttcaagttattagtgttattactATCTACTAAAACGTTTTTTTTACGAAATAATCAGTACTTACGATTTTTATCAGTCTCAAAGTCAAAGTACTAGCGAGGGTAGTATTgtacattcaaaatattttttgttatgtGTTTTCCGTTATATATTCAAAAAAACACCTAActttatcagtagaaaaaggcgcgaaattcagattttcaatGGGAGATTAAACCTACGCGcctacatatttttaatttgccgcctcGTTCTACTGAATATGTTGTTGTGGCAGAATATATTTAAGACTAACATGCTTATTAaaaactttaaatttatttttagcgACACGACATCCCAATCAGCGCTATACCGTGCCTCGCGTACCGGCGCGCTTTAGAAGAGGAggaaaaacaaaaagaaatagaCGAAAAGATCAAAGAACAGATCGAGAGCGGCGCCTGGGCTAGAATGGGACAGAACGATCATAATAAGAATGTAACCAACAATACTAGTAATAGTAGGCAGGGATATAAAATTAGTGGAAATGATGATAGTATTCAAGACACTAATAGCCAGGATAGTAGTAAATTAGATAAACCTAGCGAAAACTTAGAAAATACACAATCAAACGAAATACGCGAAAACATACTAAGTCCTACAGAGCACTTATCAAAAGAAATACAAGAAATGAAACAGGAAATTGTAATCAAAGAAGAAATAACTGTGGAGATTGAAGATATAACCAATGAAATAAAAATGGAGTGTCCTTATAAACATAATAACGAAACAGATGAAAACGATGATAAAAATGTAGAAATTAAAATGCCTgatgaagaaaataaaatacctgaTGAAGAAAATGGAATACCTGATGAAGAAAATGGAATACCTgatgaagaaaataaaatacctgaTGAAGAAAAGAATGAGACAGTAAATGAGAATGAAAGAGATGAAACACCGCTTAACCAACAGCCCGTGGTGTTACCTGGGGGTATAGTGATGCCTCCACCGAGGGTGGAGACGGTGAATACCAGCTGGAAGACGCAGCAGTTGACGCATGAGCAAGTTAATGATTACTGCAAGAAgctgtttaaatttaaaactgttAATATTATGCATTTTAGGTAAGTTTTTTTGGTTAAGGACAATTTATTAGTAAGATTagtttgttttgttattttgtggagactttgatttatttttaattgcgGTATGGCCTGCTTTGATAGCAGATTACAAGGATCTGAGTCATCGGAAATGTTCGGTACcgagtggcggatttgcagtctttgccgccttaggccccaggccctatagccgcccctttcacagcacccatcatatttactacgttttgagttatttcttgttatcatcagcgaattttttgtcacaatttagTTGTAGTTGTCTGTCCTAGGGCAccatttgtcacaatttgccgaccctaatatcttgccgccttagacccgggcctacttggccttaagGCAAATCCGCCATTGTCGGTACCTATTTATTGATCAATCAGCGAATCGAAAAGTCAGTCAGTACCAAAGTTTAACTTACAAGGTAACTGATTATCAGATTCAAGCCATTTAGGTTTAACAAAGGAAGGAAGGTAAGGTCTAACAAAGCAACATGGAAATGTTTAGAGGAAATAAGTCTTATAAGTAATCTACTTGATTGTCTCTGCTTTTTCTTAGGTTTTATTGCTtagattattatacatatcgaCGCTAGAAAGGataaattggataagcgacagagatattgagttatatacatcgtTGGAATCACCAGATTTTTCTGCATCGAATGGACTAGGTGTCGTACCCATCTGACGATtttagtgtcgcttatccagtcggtgatttggagaatcactggtacatttaagttactaaacgacttggtttttaaaaaaaatttgaaaagtggagattagatgaaaaattattcgatgtaatgaaccttagagttttttacttatttgccagttcagcttaaccttaacttggataattttgcatatataatataattcttCCACGTTTGTTTAGGCGGTGGGCAGACCGACGCAAATACGCCAAAGCTCGGAAGACGCTTCAATACCCCACGTTACCAGAAGGCACCAAACTTATCACCATACCCGCTCAGCCTGCCAATGGGCAAGATAATGGTAAGGAATGAactatttattcatattttacatatttttatactaCATGCACCAtgctttaccgcactagtgttGTGATTAGCACTTTACGTGCTTACTTATGTAGAAAATTTAAACGGTCATATGTACTGGGAAACCTTGTACGATACAGGTGCAAATAGGTAATTTACGTCATTttaaattagggggggggggagggtctggacatcggatgatggtagcatgacgtaggaagaaacggggtcattcgatgcatgatttttggatgattttagggggggtcaaaaatcgtcaaaaatcgatgacgtaatttatggacagcccctatgtacagtcaacaacagagctatgaatacaggcaaagtgtcaaaaatatgtatacttacagtactttattgcctgtacattaaggtcgtgtatacatatttttggcactttgcctgtattcatagctctgttgttgactgtactataACTACAAGGCTTCTCTCTCAAATTTTATGGAATACCATAACTTCGTATTAAGGAGTCAttcaaatttgaactttattttgtAGGCGGTAAGGCGAGCAAGCGCGACTGGGTGATGAACATGAACGGGCGCAGTTACCTCTCCGTTTTCCATGAGTACGTGCGTCGCGCTCTGCAGAAGCAACCCGTCTACGAGTTCAAACAGCTAGGtaagttttaaatgaaataCATGTCATATACATAGGAAAAAATTACCAAGGCCTCCAGTAGTGTGACTACTTgtaagaaaataatttaatttgttcttagaaCTAGGTaagtttttgtcatttttaaaaatggcttcTGGATGTGTTTAAATGTACCCGTGAGGCCAAGTCCAGATCCTTTGCTTCTACGCTAAAATTATATAAGGAGATCTTCCCTAACTTTTTGAACAACACAGCATTTACACTCTAAGAACAAatttaattactttctatgaaaatacgatgggggacgctggttcgattccagctctGGACAATGTAGGCTTTGGTATTTTTTTGGCATTTACACATTTTGGAAAAATGTCAGCGACTAAAAcatcaattaaaaataaaacatttttcggTGCCATTTAGATCCAGGATCAATTAATCAAATTTCTATAATTTATGTCTCAAACAAAACTGATTTTGGTCTCCAATCAATGTTTTACTTCATATTGTTACAGAAAATGCTTCATCACCGTACCAAGCCACAGTGTACATAGGTGGCATGCAGTACGGATCTGGGCGGGGTTCGAGCAAGCGGCAGGCGAAGTCCGCCGCCGCGAGGGCTTCCATACATATTCTGATTCCGGAAATGAGAGCTGAACTAGACGCGCCGCAATCCGACCCGGATTTCACTGTAAGAACTTTTACAATATAAGCTCCATTTCTATTCTAACATTCAAATTTAAAATGCCATGTCCCTACAACCCTGGAAGCCTGGAAATTAACCTATATTCGGGCTGAcagtttaaccttttgaacgcctcagacggcaattgacgtcaacgcaaaatcgtgacgaCGCCAAAGCCGGcattgacgtcgatcgttttttgatgaaaatccaCTGAAAAACAttccacttttaggttggcattatttattcacaaaactaaattttacccccgtggcgtcagtgacacggcaaatggatgcgccgtttggcgttcaaaaggttaaaaatgaCAGTCGAATGTCAGTCACCAGGGAAAAATCCACACAGTTTTTTTCACATGTAAAATTACTGTTGTATACTGCAAGCAATTGGGTCCCACATTAAACCCGGGGTCGCGGCTAACCATGACGGCGTTGGCGAGATGACCTCGACGCCTTTGATAGGAACTAGTGGGAGACGGGTCAagaccgggatacgtggaaagggaggagggaggcctttgcccagcagtgggacactctaggctcataataaatatgaaatatgatataataaaaaaataaaatacttgcaTACAGGTTGACATCTTGGTTTTGgagttaatttttagggttccgtacccaaagggtaaacacgggaccctattactaagactccgttgtccgtccgtccatcagtccgtctgtcaccaggctgtatctcatgaaccgtgatagctagacagttgaaattttcacagatgatgtatttctgttgtccctataacaacaaatactgaaaagtacggaacccccGGTGGGCGAGtgtgactcgcacttgtccggtttttttttattctacatCTTGGTTTCTGACTTAATTTTTCGTGATATTTTTATTAGCTTGGTTTTAGTGTTAACTTGTGTTATTTTCTACAGTTCTTCGACTACGTAGGTATAGAAGACCCGCGAATCTCGGAGTTCTGCGCGGCAACGTGCGAGCCGTCACCGCACGCTATACTTCGCACGTGTCTACTGCGGAACTTCGGCGCACAGGACCGGCATATACACACCGAGGTATGACGTATTTCATGATTACGGGAAGGAAGCAAAAAAAGTATCTAAATCTCCAATGTGCATTTGATCAAAGAAATGGGGTGATTTCATAAAATTTACTAGAAACAGCGACACTGGATCAAATATTACGAATAACATTTAATTCAAAATGGCTACGAACCAATAAGTGGAATGGGCCTCCTACAAAGAAATTGTTCAAATATTGGATTTAGaaattggacaaagatattgaCCAGatgtctcacatttttttaagcaaaatgtgagacgcaaatacacattggacaatgatcttgaaatatacctaataccaCCCTGATAGTATCTATCAATTATTAACCCAGCTGTTTTATTTCAGATGAAAAAACTAGAATACCAAAAGATCGAGTTAACTA
The window above is part of the Cydia splendana chromosome 19, ilCydSple1.2, whole genome shotgun sequence genome. Proteins encoded here:
- the LOC134800138 gene encoding microprocessor complex subunit DGCR8 isoform X1 gives rise to the protein MVRHYSGMPVYMHRGTRVYTLAKPYSLGKGNTRRHDIPISAIPCLAYRRALEEEEKQKEIDEKIKEQIESGAWARMGQNDHNKNVTNNTSNSRQGYKISGNDDSIQDTNSQDSSKLDKPSENLENTQSNEIRENILSPTEHLSKEIQEMKQEIVIKEEITVEIEDITNEIKMECPYKHNNETDENDDKNVEIKMPDEENKIPDEENGIPDEENGIPDEENKIPDEEKNETVNENERDETPLNQQPVVLPGGIVMPPPRVETVNTSWKTQQLTHEQVNDYCKKLFKFKTVNIMHFRRWADRRKYAKARKTLQYPTLPEGTKLITIPAQPANGQDNGGKASKRDWVMNMNGRSYLSVFHEYVRRALQKQPVYEFKQLENASSPYQATVYIGGMQYGSGRGSSKRQAKSAAARASIHILIPEMRAELDAPQSDPDFTFFDYVGIEDPRISEFCAATCEPSPHAILRTCLLRNFGAQDRHIHTEMKKLEYQKIELTMRVGRHSATVVCKNKKAAKQRASQAILQALHPHVRSWGSLLRLYGSRSVKSCKEKKIEEQQITLLQDKARHNEPNYAVLEKLRNEMRKLKERDEAVVPIGTLLVKDDLPTHSGSNLNNVDL
- the LOC134800138 gene encoding microprocessor complex subunit DGCR8 isoform X2, whose protein sequence is MPVYMHRGTRVCTLAKPYSLGKGNTRRHDIPISAIPCLAYRRALEEEEKQKEIDEKIKEQIESGAWARMGQNDHNKNVTNNTSNSRQGYKISGNDDSIQDTNSQDSSKLDKPSENLENTQSNEIRENILSPTEHLSKEIQEMKQEIVIKEEITVEIEDITNEIKMECPYKHNNETDENDDKNVEIKMPDEENKIPDEENGIPDEENGIPDEENKIPDEEKNETVNENERDETPLNQQPVVLPGGIVMPPPRVETVNTSWKTQQLTHEQVNDYCKKLFKFKTVNIMHFRRWADRRKYAKARKTLQYPTLPEGTKLITIPAQPANGQDNGGKASKRDWVMNMNGRSYLSVFHEYVRRALQKQPVYEFKQLENASSPYQATVYIGGMQYGSGRGSSKRQAKSAAARASIHILIPEMRAELDAPQSDPDFTFFDYVGIEDPRISEFCAATCEPSPHAILRTCLLRNFGAQDRHIHTEMKKLEYQKIELTMRVGRHSATVVCKNKKAAKQRASQAILQALHPHVRSWGSLLRLYGSRSVKSCKEKKIEEQQITLLQDKARHNEPNYAVLEKLRNEMRKLKERDEAVVPIGTLLVKDDLPTHSGSNLNNVDL
- the LOC134800138 gene encoding microprocessor complex subunit DGCR8 isoform X3; protein product: MSEEAPPPKKQRLEDFTEDLDTDRQIDEDKFDNFIRPEELERLREFKVLDEVKSNDEDSEEETDEEDDDGKSEGVPEEEIEKMLEEDLPEDFKAAPKPKEKPYITRQKTVLEEKGVNQFEVLPLDWMMVRHYSGMPVYMHRGTRVCTLAKPYSLGKGNTRRHDIPISAIPCLAYRRALEEEEKQKEIDEKIKEQIESGAWARMGQNDHNKNVTNNTSNSRQGYKISGNDDSIQDTNSQDSSKLDKPSENLENTQSNEIRENILSPTEHLSKEIQEMKQEIVIKEEITVEIEDITNEIKMECPYKHNNETDENDDKNVEIKMPDEENKIPDEENGIPDEENGIPDEENKIPDEEKNETVNENERDETPLNQQPVVLPGGIVMPPPRVETVNTSWKTQQLTHEQVNDYCKKLFKFKTVNIMHFRRWADRRKYAKARKTLQYPTLPEGTKLITIPAQPANGQDNGGKASKRDWVMNMNGRSYLSVFHEYVRRALQKQPVYEFKQLENASSPYQATVYIGGMQYGSGRGSSKRQAKSAAARASIHILIPEMRAELDAPQSDPDFTFFDYVGIEDPRISEFCAATCEPSPHAILRTCLLRNFGAQDRHIHTEMKKLEYQKIELTMRVGRHSATVVCKNKKAAKQRASQAILQALHPHVRSWGSLLRLYGSRSVKSCKEKKIEEQQITLLQDKARHNEPNYAVLEKLRNEMRKLKERDEAVVPIGTLLVKDDLPTHSGSNLNNVDL